A region from the Brassica napus cultivar Da-Ae chromosome C8, Da-Ae, whole genome shotgun sequence genome encodes:
- the LOC106412200 gene encoding nudix hydrolase 7-like — protein MDARAVLLIGETDNYDGVTVTMEEPMDAEVFTARLRASLSHWRQEGKKGIWIKLPLGLANLVEPAVSEGFRYHHAEPEYLMLVSWISNTPDTIPANASHIVGVGALVLNKNTREVLVVQEKSGYFKDKNVWKLPTGVVNEGEDICTGVVREVEEETGIVADFVEVLSFRQSHKAFLKQKTDLFFLCVLSPRAYEITEQKSEILQAKWMPIKEYVDQPWNQKKEMFKIMANICQKKCDEDYVGFSTVETETGTGKKSFLYCNADHAKSLNATRDQASSSP, from the exons ATGGATGCTAGAGCTGTTCTACTTATCGGCGAGACTGACAATTACGATGGCGTTACCGTAACCATGGAGGAACCAATGGATGCTGAGGTTTTCACCGCAAGGCTTAGGGCTTCGCTTTCACATTGGAGACAAGAG GGGAAAAAGGGGATTTGGATAAAGCTACCTCTTGGATTGGCTAATCTTGTAGAGCCTGCAGTTAGT GAAGGGTTTAGATATCACCACGCAGAGCCTGAGTACTTGATGCTTGTTTCATGGATCTCTAACACCCCTGATACAATCCCCGCCAATGCTTCTCATATTGTAGGTGTTGGTGCTTTGGTTCTCAACAAAAACACTAGAGAG GTCCTCGTTGTCCAGGAAAAGAGTGGTTATTTCAAAGATAAAAACGTGTGGAAGCTGCCTACTGGTGTTGTCAACGAG GGTGAGGATATATGCACTGGAGTTGTTAGGGAAGTGGAAGAAGAAACTGGT ATTGTTGCAGATTTTGTGGAAGTGTTGTCTTTCAG GCAAAGCCACAAAGCATTCTTGAAACAGAAAACggatttgttcttcttgtgtgTCTTAAGTCCACGCGCCTACGAAATCACTGAACAAAAATCTGAGATCTTGCAAGCTAAG TGGATGCCGATCAAAGAATATGTAGACCAGCCATGGAACCAGAAGAAGGAAATGTTCAAGATCATGGCTAACATCTGTCAGAAGAAGTGTGATGAAGACTATGTGGGATTCTCCACTGTGGAAACTGAAACAGGAACTGGTAAAAAGAGCTTTCTCTACTGCAATGCTGATCACGCCAAGAGCCTTAATGCAACGCGTGACCAAGCCTCCTCTTCTCCCTGA
- the LOC106416173 gene encoding probable acylpyruvase FAHD1, mitochondrial: protein MTTSMIQRLFTQGTKIVCVGRNYAAHAKELGNAVPKEPVIFLKPTSSYLENGGTIEIPHPLESLHHEVELAVVMGEKARDVPEATAMDYIGGYAVALDMTARELQASAKASGLPWTLAKGHDTFTPISSVLPKAMVHDPDNLELWLKVDGETRQKGLTKDMIFKVPYLISYISSIMTLYEGDVILTGTPEGVGPVKIGQKITAGITGLSEVQFDVDRRVKPLS from the exons ATGACGACGTCGATGATACAGAGGCTGTTCACGCAAGGCACCAAGATCGTCTGCGTCGGGCGTAACTACGCCGCTCACGCCAAAGAACTAGGCAACGCGGTTCCCAAG GAACCAGTTATATTCTTAAAGCCGACGTCATCATACTTGGAGAACGGAGGAACGATTGAGATCCCACATCCTCTAGAATCACTCCATCATGAGGTGGAGCTCGCTGTAGTGATGGGAGAGAAGGCTAGAGATGTACCCGAGGCAACAGCCATGGATTACATTGGAG GATATGCGGTTGCTCTTGATATGACTGCTAGGGAGCTCCAAGCTTCTGCCAAG GCATCTGGTCTCCCTTGGACACTTGCTAAAGGACATGATACTTTCACTCCAATAAGCTCTGTT CTACCAAAGGCTATGGTACATGATCCCGATAATCTAGAACTCTGGCTGAAG GTTGATGGTGAAACAAGACAGAAGGGTTTGACAAAAGATATGATCTTCAAGGTCCCGTATCTCATCAGCTACATAAGTTCTATAATGACTCTCTACGAAGGAGATGTTATCTTGACAG GTACACCAGAAGGTGTTGGACCTGTAAAGATAGGACAGAAGATTACCGCAGGGATCACTGGTCTATCTGAAGTTCAGTTCGACGTCGATAGGCGTGTAAAGCCTTTGAGCTAA